In one Umezawaea sp. Da 62-37 genomic region, the following are encoded:
- a CDS encoding cytochrome P450 has product MKVVRSDHASANQRLMSSASISKVSIDGPLDSMPPGPSESVLAQTIRFRLGRQHYLPEMHERFGDVVTLRVVPGGPFVILRNPDHIKEVFKGAPEIFHAGEGNSLLVPIVGRNSVLTLDAPDHKPARKRMMPPFQHERIAALSSVVREITENEVRSWPVGKPFRLLDRSYALTLDIIVRAVLGVEDKHRAAELGRVLRRVSDIGLSDILVWIRPQLGSVWPWRNVVRNLDRADELIYAEIARRRQDPNRSSRTDALSIMLDGEPEDEIVRDELMALLMAGHETTAVAISWVFERLLRHPEVLARVRRNLHEPKDPYRTAVFKEALRVRPVIHNVARRLTEPIELAGYRLPAGVAVLPSIGAVQSDPRFWGADAKEFRPERWLEPNPPLHAWLPFGGGVRRCIGAMFAQVEVEAVMTEVLRSVHIEAVDLDDEGSEMRNITMIPKQGARVRVVRRLGS; this is encoded by the coding sequence ATGAAGGTCGTCCGAAGCGACCACGCGAGCGCGAACCAGCGGCTGATGTCGTCGGCGTCGATCAGCAAGGTGTCGATCGACGGACCGCTGGACAGCATGCCACCGGGGCCGTCGGAGTCCGTGCTGGCCCAGACGATCCGCTTCCGGCTCGGCCGTCAGCACTACCTGCCCGAGATGCACGAGCGGTTCGGGGACGTCGTCACGCTGCGGGTCGTGCCGGGCGGCCCGTTCGTCATCCTGCGGAATCCGGACCACATCAAGGAAGTCTTCAAAGGTGCCCCGGAGATCTTCCACGCGGGCGAGGGGAACTCGTTGCTGGTGCCGATCGTCGGCCGCAACTCGGTGTTGACCCTCGACGCCCCCGACCACAAACCGGCGCGCAAGCGCATGATGCCGCCGTTCCAGCACGAGCGGATCGCCGCGTTGTCGTCGGTGGTGCGGGAGATCACCGAGAACGAGGTGCGGAGCTGGCCGGTCGGCAAGCCCTTCCGACTGCTGGACAGGTCCTACGCGCTCACCCTCGACATCATCGTGCGCGCCGTGCTCGGTGTCGAGGACAAGCACCGCGCGGCCGAGCTGGGCCGCGTCCTGCGCCGGGTGTCCGACATCGGCCTCTCCGACATCCTGGTGTGGATCCGCCCCCAGCTCGGGTCGGTCTGGCCCTGGCGCAACGTCGTGCGCAACCTCGACCGCGCCGACGAGCTGATCTACGCCGAGATCGCCAGGCGCAGGCAGGACCCCAACCGCTCCAGCCGCACGGACGCCCTGTCCATCATGCTGGACGGCGAGCCCGAGGACGAGATCGTCCGCGACGAGTTGATGGCGCTGCTGATGGCGGGGCACGAGACGACCGCGGTGGCGATCTCCTGGGTCTTCGAACGGCTGCTGCGCCACCCCGAGGTGCTGGCGCGGGTGCGGAGGAACCTCCACGAGCCCAAGGATCCCTACCGGACAGCGGTTTTCAAGGAAGCGCTGCGCGTCCGGCCGGTGATCCACAACGTCGCGCGGCGCCTCACCGAGCCGATCGAGCTCGCGGGCTACCGGCTTCCGGCCGGGGTCGCCGTGCTGCCGTCCATCGGCGCCGTGCAGTCCGATCCGCGGTTCTGGGGCGCCGACGCGAAGGAGTTCCGCCCGGAGAGGTGGCTCGAGCCCAACCCGCCGCTGCACGCCTGGCTTCCGTTCGGCGGCGGTGTGCGCCGCTGCATCGGTGCGATGTTCGCCCAGGTGGAGGTCGAGGCCGTGATGACCGAGGTGCTGCGTTCCGTGCACATCGAGGCCGTCGACCTCGACGACGAGGGCTCCGAGATGCGCAACATCACCATGATCCCGAAACAAGGCGCACGCGTCCGCGTCGTGCGCAGGCTCGGCTCCTAG
- a CDS encoding FAD-binding oxidoreductase yields the protein MAGSGVPWAGYGYTGSRSRLHGVHRCDVAIVGAGLTGLSTALELVGLDPDLRIAVVEADHVAAGASGRGTGLLGPRIGPRVAVARRRYGDDVARASYLWSVDAVRHVLDLVERHRISCDLTPGGQLVVASDEEGAEAQQREADAARILGLPIALVPAGSLPAVARHYTSGLRYAPAATLDPAALTDQLARLGEQRGVTIFERSVVRGIRRGLLTTVSTDDGALVADHVVVAVNAFGADLKAPAGVVGLRVQAGVTEKLSPEAIEALDGLRAEPLIEHGELSPYFRLTSDGRIVVGGGAVLRGPFGSVAPAPEKLRSAVRRLSPALSEVDIESTWAGPVGMTRDGLPIVGRHPDDPRLYYAGGCNGHGLAASIYHGAHLARWIVDEGADHLSFALPWVRSKAPWVPRGRLVERVLDRYLAHLTAASDRSGGAGRSRNDRWTGQGIHA from the coding sequence ATGGCCGGGTCGGGAGTTCCCTGGGCGGGTTACGGCTACACGGGTTCCCGCAGTCGTCTGCACGGCGTCCACCGCTGTGATGTCGCGATCGTCGGCGCGGGCCTGACCGGTCTGTCCACAGCACTGGAGCTGGTCGGGCTCGACCCGGACCTCCGGATCGCCGTGGTCGAGGCGGACCACGTCGCGGCGGGCGCGAGCGGCAGGGGGACCGGGCTCCTCGGTCCGAGGATCGGGCCGCGGGTGGCGGTCGCCCGCCGGCGCTACGGCGACGATGTCGCGCGTGCCTCCTACCTCTGGTCGGTCGACGCGGTACGACACGTCCTCGATCTCGTGGAGCGCCACCGGATCTCGTGCGACCTGACCCCCGGCGGTCAACTGGTCGTCGCCTCCGACGAGGAGGGCGCCGAGGCGCAGCAGCGGGAAGCCGACGCCGCCAGGATCCTGGGGCTTCCCATCGCGCTGGTCCCAGCGGGCTCGTTGCCCGCTGTCGCGCGTCACTACACCAGCGGCCTGCGGTACGCGCCCGCCGCCACCCTGGACCCGGCCGCGCTCACCGATCAACTCGCCCGACTCGGCGAGCAGCGCGGGGTGACGATCTTCGAACGCAGCGTCGTGCGCGGTATCAGGCGGGGATTGCTGACCACCGTGTCCACCGACGACGGCGCGCTCGTCGCGGACCACGTCGTCGTGGCGGTGAACGCGTTCGGCGCGGACCTGAAGGCGCCCGCGGGTGTGGTCGGCCTGCGCGTGCAGGCAGGGGTGACCGAGAAGCTGTCGCCCGAGGCGATCGAGGCGCTGGACGGGCTGCGCGCGGAGCCGTTGATCGAACACGGCGAGCTGTCGCCGTACTTCCGGCTCACCTCCGACGGTCGGATCGTGGTCGGTGGGGGAGCGGTCCTGCGCGGCCCGTTCGGTTCGGTGGCCCCCGCACCGGAGAAGCTCCGCTCGGCGGTGCGGAGGCTGTCCCCGGCGCTGTCCGAGGTGGACATCGAGTCGACCTGGGCAGGGCCTGTCGGGATGACCCGCGACGGACTGCCGATCGTCGGACGCCACCCGGACGACCCGCGGTTGTACTACGCGGGAGGGTGCAACGGCCACGGGCTCGCGGCCTCGATCTACCACGGCGCCCACCTGGCCCGCTGGATCGTGGACGAGGGGGCGGACCACCTGTCGTTCGCCCTGCCCTGGGTCCGGTCGAAGGCTCCCTGGGTGCCTCGCGGCCGTCTCGTGGAGCGCGTGCTCGACCGCTACCTGGCGCACCTCACGGCGGCGTCCGACCGGTCGGGTGGAGCGGGTCGCTCCCGGAACGACCGGTGGACCGGGCAGGGCATCCACGCATGA